The DNA region taatagGGTTAGACAACTCAAGAGAGGAAGCTAAAACAAGTAATGAGCCGGAGAGGAATTGATGAACACATCTTAggccaacctctggcctctatacatgtgtgcacacatgtgcattcatatgCACAGTCATACCCACTGGCTGATAGTAGAACAAGGGACATGTGTGCGGAAAAGCAAAGGCAGGGCCGTTAAGAAGCAGCTAGGAACTCATACAGAATCTTTACTGAGCTCCTGCCTGCTGACCCTGAAAATTCCAGTCAGGTGTGGAGCAGATCCTTAAACTTTTGGGTCCTAGGAAAACCAGCACCCCTTTACACTGCAATAATGTCTGTCTCTATCAAGAATTGGATTCAGTCCTGCTAAAACAGACATCCCTGTTTTCAGGGAAAAGCCTGCTCGGATTTCCTCATCATAATAACACATTGGTCTGTATTTCAACTCTCATGTGTGCTTTATCTTACTCATCTTCCAGCTATTGTCTACAAAATCAACAATCCAGTAAGCTGCTTGAGGAAAGGAGGCAAGGGGGTCGGTGCGTTGGCAATCCTGGTCAGATTGGCACTTGTGGAGTTCTTCTCCTCAAATGCTGcaagaaaaactagaaaagaagATCAAGATCCTGTGAGACAAATAAAACACTGGAATTTGCTCCTCCATGAAGATGGACAAAACTTAAACCAAATTAAAATTCTTTGCTTAAATGTAAACACCTGTTGCCTAGGAGCTGTGTGAGTTTTGTCTTGGGCTGAATTCTAAAATCCTTGAAGAAGTCTATCAGTGGCACAAGCAGGTCTCTCTCATGCATACCAGCTTTATGGATATCTGTTCCTGTCTCTGACATGCTGGGTGACTTCCTGTAGCCAGCACACATACCTATCCTGCCCGACTTCTGCATACCCTTGCCTCCTTTACCTCTTTGCTTTGTCCATCCAATCCCAATGCAAGGCAAAATAGGTGACCACAGCTTCCCTTTAGCTTGTGCCTCTTAGCCATTCATGCCTTGTGTGGTTGTGGTTAAGACTTTAATATACAGTTTGGCTATGAGAGCTCTTGGGTGTGGGCTTGGTCTTTTTCATTTATGTACTGGCCACTGATGGGAAATATTGcattatgttattttaatttgaatgGCCAAGATGAGTCAGTAGGGGGGCTTTCTTATATGTAGACATAAGACACAAGTAATTTATGGAAAACAAGATCTTGTTGAAAGCAATGAGAAGGAAGAGCAGTGTGAAGACCCAAAGGAGGCTATGGTGAGTAAGGGAACGAGGTCAGAGTCTATCTTAAGCCAGACCTTTCCACTGACAGACAACGTTTTCACTTTCACGTGGCTGCTTGCTTTAGCCTCTTGAAACCTTAAATATGGCAGTGAAGGAAAACAAGGAGCCCAAACAAGTCTACAGTTTACAAGGCTCTCTACTACAAGGTTGTAGAGGCCACTAAGGTCCTCAGACTATGAGGGAtatgaaggagaaaaatattttcttcagtcaTCCTGGTTTCTTTGGCCCTGGCCATGGGAATTGAAGTGAGTCAGGATAAACTAGCAGGAGCATGTTTTAATAGTATAGGAGCTATCCCCGAAGAGGACTCCAGGAGTAACAGGAACATCTCAACAAAGGGGACAGAAGAAGACCAGAAAAATGAGATGAGACCTCAGCCTTTGGGGGCCAGCAAGATGAGAGTGAAACACATAGAGGATGAGAATTGGTTTAGGGAGTTTTTTGGGCAGGGTCTGCTCATTGCTTTTTGGGAGATGGATGTTTCTAGAGTTAGGCCTGGTGGGTCAGAGTCCCAAGACCACTTTTAGGCAAGCACAGttgtttacaattaaaaaaaaatctccacaaGAAAGTGGCATGTTTGAAGAAAGTCTGATTTCTTACAGGCAGGAAGAGACACTCTCTTCAGGGGTATATTAGAGATGAGAAAATGAGAGAAGATGCCAGAGTTCCAAGGTGATAAAGAATGCTCCTCTCCTCAGCTAATTCCTTCTCTTTCATGCCTTGATCAACAGAGAGCTTCATGTGCTCTCTTCAGAGGTTCACAGGATCCTGTCACATACAGCAGTCTGGTGGTGTAGGATATGACAGAGATGGAGACTCCACCACAGTGGGTTTTGGTGATGAGGAGGAAGCTGCTCAGGGAAAGGATGGATGTCCAGTGTCCTGAGGAGACACTGTCAAGGATGGGGATATTGGAGGCAGAGCTGCTTGAGCACAAATGCATGTGGGGACGTTTTAGAAACAATAGAGATGTGCCCACATTCATCATTTGGATTTTCAGCTGTGTGGCTGGGAATGAAGACTTGCCCCAAAAGACTGAAGACTGGAGATTCGCTCTAGCAACAGAACTTATTGAAACAATCCCTGGAAATGGCTTAGATCACGACACAGTGTAAGTGACTCAAGATCACAGATATATTTTTCTTACCATTAACTTTAGGAAAACCAAAATGCATTGGTTATTTTCATACTCATGTGGTAAATAGATGGGTTAGCATATTAGGTCCACGTGGGTGTAGACAAAGGAGGAATTATATTGATTGTTGACTTGCTCTGATTTGACTCCCATTTTAAGCTAAAGCTGGATTTAGCTTAAATCATCTGAATTGACAGGAAATTTAGCATTTGCCTAAAGGTGGGGCAAATTGTGCAAAAGGAGAGGCAAATATCTCTCCTTGTCTGAGGCCAGAGTCTTTAAGTGGGTAGAAAGGAAATGTCTGTCAACTTTCACCTTAACATGGTTATCATTTGTAATTCTGGCCTATTGGCAACAGACAGTCCCAACTTCAGCTTCTGCTGAGCTGTGTGTTAAGTGGGGGGCAGTTAAAGAGATTTGGACTTCATTTTTAATGAGTCTCTGCATGGTACGTGTGCTTCTACATTCTTCTGCATACAAGATATTGTATTTCCAAATGTGAAAGCAACTCAATCTTCCATCAAGAGATGGTTTATGGAAGCTTCCCTTGCTTCCCAAATAAGCCATTGTAGCTGTCTCAACTGAGAAGGTAATTTTCTTGCTGAAGAACCTCTGATGTCAAAAAGGATGGGAATCTGACATGTGGTTGTCTGGCTGCCAAAATCCATGCCATGTGATGTGAGCCTTTAACCACAAGATGCAAGTCCTAATCACTTTGAAATCACTGTGTTTGAGAGCCcatgagggaaagaagagggcaGCCCAATGACACCCCCACTAGCTTCTCAAGCCATCTCAGCTAGTCAATATGAGAAGATTCTAGGCTCAGCTTCAATCTGTCGATTCATGAGCATCCTTCCTACCAGACAACTAGTCAGGCTCAGTTTAACCCAAGCACCATGGCAGGTTTTTAAGCAAACTAAGTTTGAGGGTGGTTTTATCTTTCGTAAAAGTCTTCAATAACAAGCTTATACAACTGAACTAATTCTAAAGATGTTTCCTTCTGGGCTGACTGTGACTGATAAAACTTGGCTTGTGTGACCAATGTTTATTGCAGTGGACAGGGCAAACTTAGATGTAAAAGTGGTGTGGTTATAACTCCAATAATGGCATTTCCTGGCCTCTGATTGCACTGATTCTTTATTCCTGGGGCCTGTCAAGCATAGGGTATTTGTGAAACTCATGGAGGCCATTTTGGTTATCCtggtattttctattttcctgtggTTTGTAGACTGTTTAGTCCTCTTGAAAAGCATcaatctaaaaaataaacaaacaacaacaacaacaaatacaaacaaaagaaaagaaacaaaacaaacagagccTGAAGACACACTAGAAAGGTGTAGTCCAAGGAAATCAATGAGAGGAGCTTTGCTCTTTGGCCATAAAGTTTTACCTTGTATGCCCCACTACTGAGTGTATGAATTTAAAGATGCTTTTGGCACTTTGTTATCCCTCAGCTGCTATGCATTGCTTGGATGAGTTCTTTCAGGGAAACAGTTTGAAACAGGAACCACCCAAGCCACACTTCCTTGCTCTTCCTTTCCCCACTCAGGCCTGACTAGTCATCAGGATCATAGTGCATGTTTTATGAGGCCTTCCATCTGCACATGATTTTTCTGACTGCTAATTAGGTCATAATTGGCACCCGCTCCCAAGTGGCCCTGCCTCAATGGACAGGCAGCACAttgcctgtggagggcagagggagtCCACTTCTAGGTAAGCCATTAGGAGAGACATCTTGTGGGGAAGAAGAGGTAGGGGACTGGTGGAGAGGATCACTCTTTACTTGCATGGATAAGAATGAGAGCTTGGGGAGAAACTCACACCatatgctttttttgtttcctcatttGCTATCATCTGAGTGTTGTGTCTGCTCAAAAGTTATGTGTTCAAATATAACTCCCAGTGCAGGAAGTATTAGGAAGCAAGTCTTTGGGGACTTGATTCCACACTGGCAGCCTTCATGAGTAGAATTAGTTTCCTTCTGAGTGAGGAAGACTTGGGaagaggaggctggggaggaagTAAATGTTTTCCCAGAGACACTGAAGAGCAGGGTAATGACTCTTCTCCGGATCTCTCAAAGCCCAGTAGGTGGCCGGGTAGGGTCAGAGTGTGAAGGAAGTCATTCACAACACCAAGCCTTACCCTAAAACCAACTGATTATACCCTACTGTGTTgaagatttttaaagagaaaaatagaagtatTTTTATAATTGAGACTAGAAAGACAGGAAGGTCCTCTTTGGAGTCTCCTTTGAGATTAAGGAGTCTCTGCATTGGCGCTGTTTTCATGAGATGCGCTCTGAATAGTGTGTAGTTCAAAGTGAAGGTTGTTTGACTTTACTATAAGTTTGGAGATAAGTTCTAAAATGTAGAGGTGACTTCCAAGTAGGATCCAGGTGCTCACTCACATTCTCTGACCTCAACCTTCCATTATGTTTAGGCTGAGAAGGGAAATGGGCAAATAATAACTTGGAAAGGTAAACCACCAATAATCATCATGTTCTACAAAACTATTTTGGTCAGTCACTGTTTTGGGTTATTACCAAGAGTTGTggatggaaaggaaagagaatggcTCTATGGTGCAGCTATATGCTTGCTAAATGAGGAGTTTCCCTAGAGATGAGGTACCATAGCTTCTGTCTCCCAGCCTGCCTCTTGTCCCATTGCAATTATGAGCAATGAAGCCTTAAAAACTAGGGTGCACTTCTCTTTAGGCTATTACTTATCTGGTAACCTACCACAGTCTACCCTGCCATGGTCTTGCCCTCTGAAAGAAAGGATGACTGGACCTCTGTGACCTACATTCATTCCCTAATCTTAGAGTTCTTAGGTAGGTGAGTTCCCATGAATACGTGGGTAgtacacatgcaccacacacacacacacacacacacacacacacacaggcacacacacacacaggcacacacacatatacatgcatacaatctTCCTGTAGGCATGTCCTccattcaaatattattttagcaaaaataaaagtgtaaaataagtacaattttttaaatggatCTAAGCTTGGTATGATCTGCCTTATCTTGCTTGAAGAAAGTACCTATGTTGCATGAATGCTGTGTGAGCAAAGTATCTCTTTTAAGGCTCTAGAACATGAAGTTATTTAAGGAAGTTCTCTTATTGGAGTGTTGGGTGAAGTTCAATACTGTGTTATTAAATGATAATGCTGTTAAGTTATGTTACTATTCAGAAGGGAAATCCAGTGGGGGATTTTTGTTTACAATTCTAGTTCCCTCTAAGACCTTTGTCCCACACAGCCAGTTTCCCTACTGACATTTGACTTAAGGACTGAAAGAAACACAAattgtctctatttagttttaaattttttcaccCCATTTTCTGAGATTACCCAGCTTTTGTATGAGAGAACATATGCAGAGAGGTTCTTTCATCTTTTTGAAGTTTATTCTGAAATTCCTAGCCATGATCTCAGGTAAAGCTAAACGTTCTTTATGAAGAAGTAGAAGCTCATGAGCAGCCCCTCTTTAAGTCTCCATTCCTGATTTGTGGAGAAGGAAGCTGGCAATATCCTCATCACCAACAAGAAGAGGAGCTAGGTGCTCAAAGAGGCTGTTTTCCCCAAAAGGTCACTCAACTGTGTGGCAAGACCAGAGAAAGAACGGAAGCCCTAGGAGTTCAAAGTATTTGCAAACCCTTACTTAATCATGAGTGGCAAAGCAGACTTTGAACCCGGCAGATCTAACTACACAGCTCCTAACCAGTCAGAGTCCTTTCTCTCCATCCGCTAAAGACCATGGCTTACTCCAGAGGTGGGGAGAATTACTTGATGTTGGTATCTTAAGCACCATCTACGCTTGACTCCTCAACAGGACTCTCACTTATCATAGGAGGGCAGCCACTAGTGAGTGAGTAGGGATACCTGCATCTCTGAATTCCTTTACTGGCTCCTACCCTTATCTTTACATGCCATTGTTTCTATTACTTCTTTCTGTCTTGGATCCTTCAAGATACTATAACAAACTGCAACAAACCTAGAAGCGTGTGCATcggtatatatacacacacaaacacacacatacacaacccaaacacagacacacacacaaacatgtacatacatacacaaacctcccacaaaacacacacacacacaaccccccacaaacacatgcacatactcacaaaacacatatacacaaccccccacaaacacatacatacacacagcccacacacacaaaaccaacacaaacacaggcgcacacacaaaccatacaaacacaagaacacacacacacacacacacttcatttctGGTAGCCATGGAGGTGAGAATCCCATGGTAAGAGTGTTGGCAGATCTGTTTTGTAAGGACATGGATCTCTCTAATGAGAACCCTCATCACAATACTCTCTCATCCCATTCCTCACAGGGGTATCTCAACACAGAGCTTTTCAGGGGACACAAACATGAAGCCTATAACACTTtacctcctctctgccttcttccatcTGCCCATCCATTTACTCAGCTGAGAGCTGATGACTTTGATACAGCATCTGTACTAAGGCATCTTCTGGCCCTGTGTACCTTGCCAGCTCTACAAGTGCCAGCCATGGTAAAAGCTCGAGCTCTTTCTCAACTGGTTAGCACAAAATACTGAaattgaaaaaggaaaggagTTTCCATTTACaaaatttcttctcatttttagcTTCTGAAATGGAGATGTGcccctataatccaagcacttgacAAATAGAagcaaagttcaaggccagtttggtctacgcagcaagtttgaagtcagccagtGCTggatggagagaccctgtctcagcaaacaaaataaagcaaacacaaGTCCTTTGAATCATAAGTAGAAATGAAACTCATTGGGAAATCCTGACTTACTATAAAGCCtatgtaggagtgtgtgtgtgtgtgtgttattatttttttttttttttgaaacatactACTTTCGCCATGTAGCCCGTGCTGTTCTGGCACTCACTATAtaacccagactggctttgaatcaCAATACTTCTGCCTTTTACTTCCCAAGGATTGGAATTGCAAGTGTGCATCGCCATGCTCAGGTAAATGGTTTTGTCTTTGACAGGGGGGCAGCTGGGGTCTGTATTCATATGTTCATAGGTAAGGCATCCCCAGTTCCACCTTAGTTCTAGTTGAACATCTGCACTAAGTGTATAAGCTTTCCTTCTAGCTGAATCATTCCAACTCTCCTAGATCACCTGCTGCTATCAGTGCGCACGGAAGGAGTTGCCCTCAGACACTgctgttccctccctccaccccaagaACTCATTTCTCGCCATGAAGCtgctatttcttctctttctcctccttgtgtGTCTTGCTCAGATAACATCAGGTAAGCCATAAACCCATCTGGATGGATGAGATGGTAGTTGAGTTTGGAACCTTGGAGTAAAGCAAACAAATTCAATCATGAAATGAAATGCATTATAAtaagatgtattttttattagatgttttctttatttacaatatctcctttccaaggttcccctccaaaaaaaataaaataaaataaaataaaaaaatcccctgttccctcccccctcctcctgctcaccatcccatcccttcctgcttactggatAATAAGATGTCTTGACATGACCACAAGAAGCATAATGTATCTGGCTACTGCTGCTGTCACCTTGACAGACTCAGCCCCATGTTGGTGAAGGGTCTCTAGGTATGTCTTCAGGGGATATCTTGATTATGTGTATTGATAAGGGAAGACCTCCTGGGCATCGGATTGTGAACTGTATCAGTGGAGGATGTACGCTAACCtctggcatgcatgcatgtgccccTCTCCCCTTCTTGACTCTGATGCAACATGGCCAACTCCCTGAAGCTCCTGTTGACGTGACCTTATGGCCATGGTGTACTTTGAATTTCATATACTAcgagtggcctggaactcactatgtagaccaggaactcactatgtagaccaggctagccttaaattcagaTCATTCTCCTCCTGAACACTAGGGCTGAAGTTGTATACTACTATTTCTGGCCACAAAGCAGGCTTCTAACACACCATAGCTACTTTATCCTTTGCAGCAATCGTTATAGAGTAGGTATTTTATAGCTGTGATGTAGAAAATGATGTAACTAGCTTCAAGGCACACACGCTATATATATGGTGAAATTCACAAGTAAAAAGAATTCAATTCTACAGGTGAAACTTTTAAATACCCAACTATCTTAGATAAGAAATTTATTTATGATgcaatttataataaatttatttgtttatggtgATAAGCAAAGGTTGTTTTTCAGTGTGAATATGACTCATGCAGTGTTTGAGATTTGCTTATTCTACAAGCTGAATTCTTATTTACCTAAAAATTCAGATTTAATGAGGTGGTCTTACATTTTAACTGGTGATCTTGCATGGAGAAAACAATGTCCTCAGGCTTGGAATCATAAAAGAATAAAGGTGATCATCCTTGCTGAGGTAGAAAAATCCACTCAGGCCACAGAGATGTTCTGCTCACTACAATCCATTAGTCCAGCTTACAGAATAGCTACCACCATGGCTGTTGCTGGCCACTACAAATGAGAAGAGCATCTAAGGACTTTCACTAGAAGTTAAAGACTCGAGGCCCCAGGGGTACCATTGCTGGTCAAAATTCACTGGCTGGGCTCATAGTTGTATGTATTTAAACAAAAGATAAGGCAATCATATTTTTTATGTTGAGACAGCGAAGATCCAGATGAATTTTTGAACAGcctaaaggaagagagaagaggaggggaagatggatagatgaatgacaGTTTTAGGTGGTATCAAGATGATGACGATACCCATGGTTGATAGATATGGTTGTGGAGGTGGCTATAGATAGAAGCATATGTCTATAGctgcatgtttgttttgttttgttttgtttttctggaaaagCCTACTTGTTTTCAGTGGCAATGTAATGTAGTTATATTTAGGACCAGAGTATCTTATTTCCAGTTGCTTGCTCTCCATCACAACACAGCACCTCAAAAAGCCACATGCTTTGGTAGAAACAACATTCAGCATTTCCTTGTGGCTGTCTTTCATTCCTGGGCTTTGACTTTGTACAAGACATGAATTCTCTTCTGCTCCTGCCCTACTCTCTCCATGGCTTCATACATTCTAACTTGCTGGGCCATAGGAGAGTTGACACTCATGTGTGAAGACATCACAGGGTATGAAGCTGCACACACCAAACTTGGGAGGCACATCGCTCAAGTATCAGCAGCATACCATCTCCATCATTCACTCACTGTGTACTTCCTGGCATTTGGTGCACACTTGTAAAGTTTCATACAGTCTAGGAGGAAGGCACATTAGGAAGGCTTCATAAAGAACACGTGGAAGGAAGTAAATTACTCACATTCTCTGAACACAGTCATGTGGGGTGCTTTCTCTGATCTGAGCATCTTTCATTTAACTAAGCTACGGGCACCCCAGGCTTTCTGAAGGCCCAGGAAATAGAACACCAGGCTCTGAGCACTACATGGGTCTCAGCTACCACAAGTCATCTGTGCATTTATCTTGAAGACAaccagagaggggggagaaagagagacagagacagagatagagacacattgagagacagagagacagagacagagagacagagagagacagagacagagagaaagagagagagagagagagagagagagagagagagagagagagagagagagagagagagagaggagagagaggctctCCTTCATCACCTTCTTCAAAGACACTGAAATGTGAACTTATCAAATGATCTCCCTCATCTTATTTTCCCTTTAATAGTCTGCCAATAAGAAAATGGTTATCAGTGCAGGACACAGCTGAGCCACCAGAAAGTTAGCGTGGGTCTCATGGACTCTTTACTCACCCTTGCCAGGCACAATAAATTATAGTATCTTTGGTTTAATGAAGCTTAGTTTcattttttcacttcttttccttttgctcaCAGGGCgcaaaagaaattcaaattttcaTCAGTGTGAGAAAATGGGTGGCATTTGCAAGAATCAGAATACCCACGGATGCTCTATCCTGCCTGCAGAATGCAAGAGTCGATACAAGCACTGCTGTAGGTTGTAATGGCAGCTTGCTGATATGTGCACTACTGCCTGAGAGTAGTCAACTGCTCTGATTTCTGTGAAATAAAACCACCATCCTATATAGCTATTCTTTCCGAGGCTGTAGACTTTAGGTGAAATGGCAATGAGCTTGAAAAGGGAGAATGTGTTGGTGGTGGTAGGGTTGGAGTCCAGTGTTTCAAAGTTCTTGGTCTCTTGTTCAAGAAATTAAAGGCTCACAAAGATTCACAATAGGAGCAAGGAATCTTTGCTGAAAGTTTGGGGTTAGAAGCAAGTGAGACTGATATTGAAATTACcacttcctgcctgcctttctcatCTCAGGGGTAGTGTGTGGTTCGATTTGTGAAAACTAAACCAGAAAATCTGTGGAGTTGATACACAAGGCTAAGCAAACTTGTCGATGGCACTCAAAGTTAAAAGAGATTGGtatgaataggaatggcccctgATGGCTCacttgtttgaatgcttggtccctagttactagaactgtttggaaaggattaggaggtgtggccttgtttgaggagtGTGTCACTTGAAgataggctttgaagtttcaaaagctcacatgatgcccagtctctctcttctgttctctctctctctctctctctctctctctctctgtctgtctccctccctccctccctctctctctctaactgtGAATCTTGAGAGGAAATTCTCTAGAgtcatgcctgccttcctgcttccAAGCTTCCCACAATAAAGATCATGGACGTtataaccctctgaaactgtaaacatgACCCAGttcaatgttttcttctataacttgctttggtcatggtgctgcATCACAGTAATAGAATAACTAAGACATGAGTTAAATGAACATCGGTAAAGTTGAGATGGAGTCACCAGTGACTGTCCCCATGAACCCACAGGAAGCTGGCTGAGCTGCCTCTGAGAAGCTAATCTTGTAAGTTCCCCTGGAGAAATGTCTAGTTAACTAGGAAGTAACAGATACATTAAATTAGGCAGAGattttataatacataaaatgtCCCAAAATATTAGAGAGATAAACCTAAAGACACAGTCAATAATGATttaactgatttatttttttctgtgtatgtgctaGGGGGTgataaaaatgtatacatgtgtgctcaCTTGTGCATATGTACGTGAAAGCCAGAGGCTGGCTTAGGTTCTATCTTCTAGTCCTCCACTTTATCATTTGAGATGAGATCTAGGCCCTCCAGCTCAGCTAAACTACCTGATAGTGGCCCTGGAGATCCGCTGTCTCCTCTGACTGTGCCTAATAGTAAGGTTACAAGAACTGGTCACTACATCCACCGTTCACATGGGTTCCATgactcaaactcagggcttcataaATGTGCAACAAGGATATCTATTACACTGAACCGTCTTCCTGTcttcataaattattttctctaactcactgagctacactccacTTGGTGACCTAAGGA from Mastomys coucha isolate ucsf_1 unplaced genomic scaffold, UCSF_Mcou_1 pScaffold22, whole genome shotgun sequence includes:
- the LOC116071211 gene encoding beta-defensin 33 isoform X1: MDRQHIACGGQRESTSRIGIASVHRHAQITCCYQCARKELPSDTAVPSLHPKNSFLAMKLLFLLFLLLVCLAQITSGRKRNSNFHQCEKMGGICKNQNTHGCSILPAECKSRYKHCCRL
- the LOC116071211 gene encoding beta-defensin 33 isoform X2, producing the protein MKLLFLLFLLLVCLAQITSGRKRNSNFHQCEKMGGICKNQNTHGCSILPAECKSRYKHCCRL